GACGAAGTTATTTTCGAAGAGTTCAAAGGCACGGGCAACATGGAGCTCCATCTGGACCGCGGCTTGTCCGACAAACGTATCTTCCCTGCGATCAACATTGATCGCTCCGGCACACGCAAAGAAGAGCTCATTTATCACCCCGAGGAAATGCTTCGTGTATACGGTTTGCGCCGGGCGATGCAGGGCATTCCTCCCGTCGAAGCGATGGACATGTTAATTCAACGCTTGAAGAAAACCAAAACAAACGCGGAATTCCTCATGAGCCTGAGCCGCTAGTTCACTCTCCCTGTAATTACCCGACAACTACCCTGATCGGCCTAACGCCCCCTCCCCAACGTGACTTCCGCCGACGATTTCGTCATACAGCTCGCCCTTGACAAGGGCGTGCTCACTCAAGCCCAGATCGATGAAGCCAACCAGCGCATCGCTGCTCACACCGATCTGACCACCGCTCCGCCCAAGCTCTTCGATATTCTGATCGCCAGCAAGCTGGTCGAGGCCCGCCAGCTGAGCAAGCTGCTGGCCGACGAATTTGGCATGCCCATGGTGGACTTGGCCGCGTTGCGCGTTCCCAGTGCCGAGGCGATGGCCTTGGTGCCCCGCGCGCTGGCCGTGCGCTACACGGTATTCCCGATTTCCAAAGATGGCGGTTCGTTGCAGCTCGCCATCAGTGACCCGCTTGATGTCGACGCGATCGACAGTCTGGGCCACATGCTCAAGCTCAACATCGAGCCGTCCGTCGCACCCGCTAGCGAAATCAAGCACGTCATCGAGCGTTTCTACGGCAAGGATGCCGATGAACTCGATGCCATGCTCGGCGAATTTTCCGTCACCGGAGCCGAGGCTGCGGGCGTAACGACCGTGGCCGTCGATGGCATGCCGTCCGTCGAGGAAGGCGATGCGCCGATCATCAAGCTGGTTCACCAGATCATTCTGGAGGCGATCCAGCGCCGCGCTTCCGACATCCATTTGGAGCCGCTCGAAAAGCGTTTCCGCGTCCGCTACCGCATCGACGGCGTGCTACTCGAAATCGAGAACCCGCCGAAGCGCCTGCAGCTTTCCATGATCTCACGTCTGAAGATCATGGCTAATATCTCGATTGCCGAAAAACGCATTCCGCAGGACGGCCGTATCCAGATCAACATGACAGGCAAGCAAATCGACTTGCGCGTGTCCTCGCTGCCCACCGCGCACGGCGAGAGCATCGTCATGCGTATTCTCGACAAAGACGGCCTCCAGCTCGGTCTGCCCGAGCTCGGCTTCTTCAGTGATGACCAGGCCATCGTGGAACGACTGATTGCGCTGCCCGACGGTATCATGCTCGTCACGGGTCCGACCGGCTCCGGCAAGACCACGACGCTGTATTCATGTCTCCACTTCATCAATAAGTCCGACCGCAAGATCATCACGGTGGAAGACCCGGTCGAGTATGTGCTCGCCGGTATCAACCAAGTGCCGGTCCGTCACGATGTGGGCATGACCTTCGCCTCGGCGCTTCGCGCCATGTTACGTCAGGCTCCGAATATCGTGATGGTGGGTGAAATTCGAGATTTGGAGACGGCGGAAATTGCCATCAACGCCTCGCTGACCGGTCATATGGTGTTCTCCACGCTGCACACCAACGATGCTCCCGGTGCGATCACGCGCCTCATCGATATCGGTGTTAAACCGTTCCTGGTTTCCACTTCGTTGCGTGCGGCGGTCGCCCAGCGTCTTACGCGCAAAATCTGCAAGCAGTGCAAGAAACCGTATACGCCCGACTCGAACGAACTGCGCTCTCTTAACATCACGCCGCAGCAAGCCGCCACCGCGACGTTCATGCAGGGTGAGGGTTGCCAGAACTGTAACGGCACCGGCTACCGCGGCCGCGCCGGTATTTTCGAGATGTTCGTCGTGAACGAAGAGATCCAGCGCATGATTTATGACAACGTCGGCACCGCCAAACTGCGCGACAAAGCCCGTTCGCTCGGCATGCGCACGATGCGTGAAGACGGCGTTCGCAAGGTGCTCTCCGGCATGACTACGATTGATGAAGTCGTTTCGATCACCGTCGGTGACGCCAGCTAAGCCTGCTTCCTGCTACTCGCCGCTATGAGCTACGAAATGAACGATCTGCTGGAGCTGGTGGTGGATCAGGGCGCCTCCGACCTGCACCTCCAGGTTGGCCAGCCGCCGACCCTCCGCTTGAGCGGCAGCATGGTGCCGATCGACGGCCCTTTGCTTACTCCGGCCGACACCGAGAAGCTCATGCTCTCGATCACGCCGGACAACCACCAGCAGAACGTGAAGCTGAACGGCGGCTCCGATTTCGGCTTTGCCTACCTGGAGAAGGCCCGTCTTCGCGTGAGTGTTCTCAAGGCGAAGGGCAACTACGGCATGGTGCTTCGCCAGATCCCGAACAAGATGTTCAGTCTGCGCGAAATCGGCATTCCCGACAAAGTGCGCGAGCTTCTCTATCGTCCGCGCGGCCTTATGCTGGTGACCGGCCCGACTGGATCGGGCAAGTCGACCACGCTCGCGGCGATGATCAATTACATCAACGAAACCCGCGACGGCCACATCATCACCATCGAGGATCCGATCGAGTATTATCATCCGCACAAACACTGTATCGTCACCCAGCGTGAAGTCGGTGTGGATGTGCCCAGCTTTTCAGAGGCCATCCGGCGGGCGCTTCGTCAGGATCCCGATATCATTCTCGTGGGTGAAATGCGCGACCTCGAGACGATCGAGGCGGCGATCAGCGCGGCCGAAACCGGTCACTTGGTGTTTGGCACGTTGCACACCAACGGCGCCGCCAAGACCATCGACCGTATCGTGGATGCGTTTCCCGCAAACATGAAGGACATGATCCGCACGCAGCTCGCGTCGTCCATTGTGGCGGTCATCTCCCAGGTGCTCTGCAAGAAAATCGGCGGCGGACGCATCGCCAGTTATGAAATCATGGTGAATACCACCTCGATTTCTTCGCTCATCCGCGAAAACAAGACCTTCCGTATTTCCTCCGATATTCAGACCGGGGCCAGCTTGGGTATGATCACCCTCGACGCCCATCTCATGAGCCTGGTCAATCGTGATCTCGTCACCCCTGACGAGGCTCTCGACAAAGCCCAGGATCCCTTGGTCATGCGCGAGAAACTCCTCGCGATGGGAGCACAACTTCGCCAACTCTAACCACTCTCAACGCAATCGCTTTCCCCCTCGTCGGCTCACGCCGGTTACCCTATGTTCGAAAGCCACAGTCAGGCCATTTTGGAACTCTGCCGCGACCATCATCTGGTCGCGCTCAACACCCTTAACGATCTCAACGAGGAGCACAAAGCCACCGGCAAACCCGTGGCCGATCTACTCATTGAAATGGGACTCGTTGAGAAAAGCACTCTGCTGCGTAAAATCGCGGAGCATCTCGGCCTCGAGTATCTGGAAGGCCACGCAGGTGACATTCCAGCCGAGGTGGTCGGCGCCGTCCAGGGCAGCCTCGCCCGCATGTATGGTGTCGTGCCCTTGCGCGTGGACGCTCAAAGCATCGACCTGCTGGTGGTCGATCCGTTCAACAGCCAGGTCATCGACGACCTTACCTTTGCCCTGGGCAAAGACGTTCGTCTGGTCGTGGCCGATCCCGGCCGCGTGGACGGGCTGCTCAAGCTTCACTATGGCGAGGACGACGCCACCATCGACGACCTCCTCAAGGAGATGTCGAGTGACGATCATGACGGTGCCAACGGTGGCGAAAAAGAACTGTCCGAGCACGACCTCGAGTCGATGGCCGGCCAGACTCCGATCGTCCGTTTCGTGAACTTGGTCATCGGCCAGGCGATTCGAGACAAGGCATCCGACATCCATTTCGAACCCTTCGAACACGAATTCAAAATCCGTTACCGCATCGACGGCGCGCTCTATGAAATGGCGCCGCCGCCCAAGCATCTCGCGTTGCCCATCACTTCACGCGTGAAAGTGTTGGCCGCACTGAACATCGCTGAACGCCGCATTCCTCAGGACGGACGTATCAAGCTGACCTTGGGCGGTCGTTCGGTCGACTTGCGCGTATCCACGTTGCCGACACAGTTCGGTGAATCGGTGGTGTTGCGCGTCCTCGACCAATCGGCGGTCCAGCTCGATATCGCCGCCCTCGGCATGCCGACCGACGTGTTTGAAGGCATCAACGAGATCATCAAGCGCCCGAACGGCATCTTCATCGTCACGGGCCCGACGGGTTCCGGCAAGACGACCACGCTTTACTCCGCACTTCGCGTCATCAATACCGCGGACCTCAAGCTGCTCACGGCAGAGGATCCGGTGGAATACGAAATCGAAGGCATCATGCAGGTTCCGGTGAACCATGCCGTGGGCCTTACGTTTGCCGCCGCCCTGCGCTCGTTCCTCCGCCAAGATCCCGACGTGATCATGGTGGGCGAAATCCGCGACTTGGAGACGGCGCAGATCGCCATTCAGGCATCGCTTACGGGTCACTTGGTGTTGTCCACCCTCCACACCAACGATGCTCCAGGTGCGGTGACGCGTCTCGTGGACATGGGCGTCGAACCCTTCCTGATTGCCTCGTCGCTGGAGGCCGTGCTGGCCCAACGTCTGGTGCGTCGCATCTGCAAGAGCTGCCGCACTCCCTACGAGCCACCGGCTGCTCTTCTGCAACAACTTGGGATTGATCCGGTTGATATCGGTAATCGTGAGTTCTTCTTCGGCAAGGGCTGCGAACATTGCAGCAACACCGGCTACAAGGGACGTATGGGCGTTTACGAGTGGCTGCGTATGAGCGAGGCCGTTCGCGATCTCGTCGTGGAGCGCGCCTCCACGATGGTGATCAAACAAAAAGCCCTCGAACAGGGCATGCGCACGTTGCGCGACGACGGTCTTCGCGCCATCTTTGACGGTGCGACCTCGATTGAAGAAATTATCAAATACACCTGATCCACGTTCGGCACGTTTCCAGCATCGACCTGTGATCTAATTTCCATTACAAACTTCTTAATACCCTTACCCTATGCCAAAGTTTACCTACAGCGCCATTGAGTCGGCCTCCGGAAAAGAAAAAAAGGGCGTGCTTGAGAGCGCGTCATCCGAACAAGCATCCGCCGAATTGAAGGCGATGGGCCTCATTCCCACCGCACTTGCAGCCGAAGGCAGCGGCGGTCCCAAGCTGTCCGCGGGCGCCAAGAAAGACGTCCGCAAGCTCAACGCTCCCGCCGCGCCGGCGAGCACGCAGCTGCGCGCCAAAAAGAAAAAAGGCGGCATGACATTCGGCCGTATTATCAGCAACGCGAACCTCACGGTGTTTACCCGTCAGCTCGCCACGCTCGTTAACGCCGGCATGCCCATCATGCGCAGCTTGGAGACGCTCGCCCGTCAGGAGAAGAATCCGCTCTTCAAGGACGTGGTGGAGTCTCTCGTCGAGAACATCCGCTCGGGCGGTAATTTTTCCGATGGTCTTCTTCAGCACCCGAAGGTCTTCGATCGCCTTTATGTGAACATGGTGAAGGCCGGTGAAGCGGGCGGCGTGCTCGGCACCGTGTTGGATCGTCTTTCGCGCTTCATGGAGAAAGCCGAGAAGATCAAGGGCAAGGTGAAGTCTGCGATGACCTACCCGGTGATCATCGTGTTTGTCGCCGTCGCCATCGTCGGCGCACTGATGGTTTTCGTTATTCCGCAGTTCGAGAAAATCTTTTCGGGTATGCTCAAAGGCCAGTCGATGCCTGGCCTGACACTCGCGGTTCTGGCCGTAAGTAATTTCGTCAAGAATCACATCATTGCCACCATCGGTATCTTTGTTGCGCTCTATTTCTCTTTCAAGGCGTGGCACAAAACCAAGGGGGGCACCCGTGCGGTCGATTGGTTCCTCTTGCATGCCCCCGGCGTTGGTCCGCTTTTCCTGAAGTCGTCCATCAGCCGTTTCACCCGCACGCTGGGCACACTGCTCGCTTCGGGCGTCCCGATTCTGCAGGCGCTGATCATCACCCGTGATACTTCGGGCAATGTTCACGTGGCCGATGCGCTAAACGTCGTTCATGACCGCGTTAAAGAGGGTGACAACGTCGCCCGTCCCCTTGATTCGACCAAGGTGTTCCCGACCATGGTAACCTCCATGATCGAGGTCGGTGAAGAAACCGGCGCCCTCCCTGAGATGCTTAATCGCGTGGCTGATACCTACGACGAAGAGGTGGATAATTCCGTCGCCGGTCTTACCTCGATCATCGAGCCGGTCATGATTGTGTTCATGGCCGTGATGGTGGGCACCATCGTCATCGCGTTGTTCCTCCCGATCGTGAAGATCATTCAGAGCCTTTCGTAATTGTCCGATTACGTTTCGACTCAACAAAAAGGCCGCCCGATTTTCGGGCGGCCTTTTTGTTGAGGGGACGTCTGAACTCCGCTCTTATTTCGCCGGCGAAACCGGCTTGGTGAGCAGCACGCTGTTGAGCCCCATCAGGCGCTCCGAGAATTCATCGTGCTCGTTGGCTTGGCGTAGGGTGCGCTGGACCATGCCCATCTTGGCGTCGAGGTTGTCGATCATCGAAACAAACACCGCTTCCGGCGTGGCCGCGTAAACGGCCGCGCCCCATTCCGGTTCACCTTGATGACTGAGCACAATGTGTTCGAGGCGTTCCAGACGCTCCGCATCGAGACGGGATTTGATGCCGTGTTTACGGGCAAGTTGATAACCGAGGACGACGTGGCCTTGCAGGATGCCCTTGCGGCTGCGCTTGGTTGCAAGCGAGCCCTCGTATTCGATGGTCTTGCCGGTGTCGTGGAGAAGGATGCCGGCCATCGCGAGGTCGGCGTCCACTTCGCGGTAGAGCGGTAGCAGGGCCTTGCAGGCGCGCGCCATGTGAATCGTGTGCTCAAGCAAACCATGTCGGTAGGCGTGGTGCATCGAGACGGCGGCAGGCGTCCATTTGAACGTGTCGCCGATCTCCTCGAACACGCCGCGCACGGTCATACGAAGCTCGTCGTGGGTGATGCTGTCGATGAATGTTTGAAACTCCGCCCACAGTTCAGCGGCAGGCTCGGGCGCGACTTCAACAAGGTTGTCGATCAGGCCGGGAGCCCCAAGTTCGTCTTCGGAAAGGGGAGTGACCTTGAGCAGTTTTGGAGAGAGCCGGCCTTGATAATAATCGACGCGACCTTCGATGCGCAGCACGCCGCCTTCGCCGGCGGCCTTGACGGTGTCGAACACCGTGCCGTCGCTGAACAGGGTGCAGCCAAACGAGCCGGTGCGGTCACCTAGATCGAGGACGAGAAATGGATTGCCGTTGGAGGCTGTTTTGATAGCGAGTTTTTTGACCACCAAGACACTGGCGAAGGGGCGTCCGGAGGCGTCTTCAAGCGCTTTGAGTTCGCGGACTGAGAGCAGAGGGAGTTCGTCGGACATAGTGGTGACGGAGCTTAACTGTATTTTTTGACGAGCTGGGTGAAGTTCTTGAAGAACGGATGTCCTGCATCGTGCAGCAGTGCATAAAAGACGGTCTCGGAAGGAAGCAGGTGCACGCCTGCGCGTGCGAGCGAACCGAGGCAGATGGCGGCATCAGCGGAACGGCGGGCGCCAATCGCATCGGAAAGCACGGTGACTTGCAGGTTGGCATCAAGAGCTCCGAGTGCGGTCTGGTAAATGCACACGGGAGTTTCCAAGCCGCAGAGAATGATGTGTTCGATATCGGGTGATCGCAGGGCATCGGTGATGCCATCGTCACCAAAGACGGAAAAAGAACTCTTGGTGTGGACGTCCGAACCGGGGGCGAGCGCGAGCAGTGCGGGGGCTGTGCCGCCGAGTTTGCGTGGGAGTTGCTCGGTGAAAGCGACCCGAATACCCAAGCCGACCGCCGCCTCGATCACGAAGGAGCAGCGCTTCAGAAGTTCTTCGTGCTCAGGGATGACCTTGAGGAAGGACGGTTGGAGGTCGACGCAGAGCAGTAGAACACCGGCGAGAGGATCGGGAGCGGCCATGATTGTTTATGGATAATAACGACGGCGGGACTTCACCTGCACGAACCGTTTTTCGGGAAGAATGTAAGCGGTCAGGTGGCCGCCCATGACACACGCGGTGTCGATGCCGACAGACCACTTAAGTTTGTAAACATCAGGCCGGGGAGTGTGCCCGTAAATGACGAAGGGCGGACCGTTCCAGAGATCGGCCCACGGAGGTGAGTCGGGCGAATCGGAGCGTTTGCAGGCCCGTCCATCGGCATCGATGGATTGGATTCGCGTGACGATCGAGGCGGGCTGGCGTTGCCAGGGTTCGTTAGGAAGAAATCCACCGTGCGCGAAAACCGTGTTCAGGGCCTCGACATAGTGGGTGAGCGGCATCGACTCCAAGTAGAGCCAATCCTCGGGGCGCAGCTTTTGGAAAGTGTCAGCGTCGGTTTTTCGATCAATCTCGGCAGCAGGCGTCTTGTTCTTCCGGTAATTCAGGAGACGCAGTTCGTGATTACCGAGGAGCGAGATCGCACGGTGCTGACGAGCGAGGTCGATCACCTTGCAACTGTCGGGACCGCGATTCACGAGATCGCCGACGAGAATCAGACGGTCGTCCTTGGTGGGTTTCAGGAGCTCGAGGAGCTCGGCAAACTCTTGATGGCAACCATGGATGTCGCCGATGGCGATGATACGACCGTTCATTCGTGCTGGTGAGCAAATTTGCTAGCGTCCACCCCCTTGGGAAGTAAACAAGAAAGCCTATGGAATTGAATCTGCAGCCCCTCGCCACGACCTGTTTTGTCAGCGGAAAGCCATTTGGTGAGGGCGAGCGCGTGCTGAGTTTTCTGGTGCGCAACGAAACTTCGGACGAAGTGATGCGTTACGATGTCCTGGAATCGGCGCGGGAGAGCTTTACGGTTCCTGGTTTTGTGGCCTGCAGTTGGGGACATGTGTTCAAGCCTCGCAAGGTCGGGGAAAATCCCGAGCGTGAATTAAAGCTCACCGCAGAAAATCTTTTCGTGACCCTGGCGGATCCTACCATCGAGATTGCGCCGGAAAACGAACGGCTTGTTCAATTCCTCGCCCTCATGCTGGAGCGCAAAAAACTTCTCAGGCCGAAAGGGCGTGCTGCCGATGGGGAGCGCAATCTTTACGAGCACGCCAAGTCCAAGCTCATTTATGCGGTGCCCGCCGGTGAACTCAGTCCGGAGTTCTTCATGGCGATTCAAGAGCAGCTCAGCCTGTTGGTGGGCGGCGCAAAGAAATCAGTTCCTGTTGCGCAAGGCACCGTAACCCCCGAGGGCCCGGCCTCGACGTCTACTCCGTCCGAGTGACGAAAAATGCCGCGAGCGCGGCCGTCACCGCAGCATGGTGTGTGGCGATGCGTTGTGCCATCGGAGTGACCGATGGAGTTTCCAACGTGTAACCAAGTCGGGAGTGATGTTCGAAGAGGTAAATCGCCTCAGGCCATTTATCGCGTAAAAGCGGATCGGTGTCGGGCCGAATGATGCCCGGGGCGATGGACTCACGACCGTCGATCAGCGGTGCCGATTCGATGGGGCCCTGATGTCGGGCGGCCTCAATCATCGCATCGGCGAGAGTGTGGCGGGAATCCGGATTCAATTCGTAGAGATAAAAGCCGGTGGTTTCCCAGTCTTCGTGCAGGCAAAAGGTGACATCGAACCGGGGCTGTTTTTGTAGCCAACCAATGTGTGCGCTGATCTCGATGCTGAGCGTATCGCGATAATCACGATTCAGATCGATGGAGGCTTCATTTTCCCGGGTGCCGCGGATGTAGCCGGTGGGATTGAGTAATGGGCACAAAAACCAGGTCGCCCGTTCGTCGAACAGACCGCTTTCGAGCATCTGCAGAAGTGCTTCGGGAGCCGCGGGCTCGTCTCCATGGATGCCGCTCGAAAGATAAATGCGCGTTCCATTGCCCGCCGTCTGTTTTGTGTAAGCGGAAAGGGGCACACCGGCTATGGTAGCGAGCGGTTCCTGTCGGAAGCCATGGGCGAGCGCCGCCGCTTCGAATCTTTTAACGAAGGACAGCGGATCGAGCGGGCAGGCTTTGACAGCATTCATGGGCTACTTCTGTCTAGCGTTTTACCCGTTTCCGCGGGTGCAATTTATTTCCACCATCATGTCTCCAGTTCGCGTTCGTTTTGCTCCCAGTCCGACCGGGTTTTTTCACATCGGCAGCGCCCGCACGGCGTTGTTCAACTGGCTTTATGCCCGCCACACCGGCGGCGTGTTTGTGCTCCGTATCGAAGACACCGACCAGGCGCGCAACAGCGAGGCGTTCCTCAACGTGATCTACGACAGCCTCACGTGGTTGGGTATGACGTGGGACGAAGGTCCGAAGGTAGGCGGCGAATTTGGTCCATATCGCCAGAGCGAGCGCGGTCCCATCTATAAGGAATACCTGCAAAAGCTCACCGACGCCGGTCGCACTTACGAGAAAGACGGTGCGGTTTGGTTCAAACTCATCGGCGATCGTTCCGAAGTGTTCGATGAACATCGTCAGAAGACCGTCACCAAGGTCGCGGTCGCTCCGAGCGTGATCGATGACCAGATTCGCGGTCGCGTGGAGCGCATCGAAGACGAGGATTTTGTGATCTTCCGGTCCGACGGCAACCCCGTGTTCCATTTCGTCAACGTGGTCGATGACATCGCCATGAAGATCACGCACGTGATCCGCGGCGAAGACCATCTGTCCAACACGAGCAAGCACGTCGAGTTGTTCAAAGCGTTTGGCGCACCGATGCCGAAGTTCGCGCACATCCCGCTGATCTTGAAACAAAATGGTCCGGGCAAGATGTCGAAACGCGACCAAGGCGCGCTCATCGAGGAATATCAGAACAAGGGCTATTTGCCTGAAGCATTGGTGAACTTCCTTTCATTGCTCGGCTGGTCTCCGAAGGACGACCGTGAGAAGATGGCCATTGCGGACATCATCGCGCTCTTCGATTTCCCCGGGATCAACCAGAGTAACGCGCGTTTCGACGAAAAGAAACTCGCACACATGAACATGGCCTACCTGCTGGAGTTGCCGGTCGATGATTTCGTCGCGCGTGCACGCGCGTATTTTGAAAAGCATAACGTGACCTCGCCGCTCTCCGCTGATGCGGCGTATCTGCGTGATGTGCTTTTGATCAGCCAGCCCAAGATCAAATCGTTTGAAGAGCTCCCCGCTTACACGGCCTATTTTTTCACCGAAGATTTTACGATCGATGCCAAGGTGCGTGACAAAGTCATGGGCAAGGGCGAGCCGCAGGCGCGTATGGCCGAACTCACCGAGACAATCGCCACGGCGGATTTCTCCAGCGACACGGCGATCGAGGAAGCGATTAAAGCTCTCGCGGTTTCGAAGGGCCTGGGCTTCGGCGATTATCAGTCTGTTGCTCGTCTGGCTGTGAGTGGCACCAACGTGGGGCCGAGCCTCACCGGCATGTTCCGCGTGCTCGGGCGCGAACGCGTGCTGTCGCGCTTCGCACGGTTGGCGGCGCTTTGAGCGTATTCATAAAAAAAGCCCGACGATTTCTCGTCGGGCTTTTTTTGGAGATTACTTTTTGGGCGTCCAAGCGTCTTTAAGAGAGATCGTGCGATTAAACACGAGTTTCCCAGGCGCGCTGTCTTTGCTGTCCAAGGCAAAGTAGCCGATGCGTTCGAGTTGGAAGCGGTCCTCGAGCTTTGCTTCGGCGAGGGAGGACTCGAGCCGTGCGGTAACGACTTCGAGTGACTGCGGGTTTACGACCTTCAGGAAATCCTCCTCTGACCCCGGTTCGGACACGGTGAAGAGACGGTCATAAATACGCACTTCAGCGGCGATGCTTTGCGTGGCGCTGACCCAGTGGATGGTGCCTTTGACTTTGCGGTCGGAGCCGGGTTCGCCCTGAAGCGTGGTGCGATCGAAGGTGCAGCGCAGTTCGGTCACGGCACCGGTGGCGTCCTTCACGATTTCGTCGAGCTTGATGATGCCGGCGTATTTCAGGCGGACCTCACCGTCGGGTTTGAGGCGGAAGTATTTGGGCGGCGGGACTTCTGCGAAGTCATCGCTCTCGATGAAGACCTCGCGCGTGAGGGCAATTTTGCGCGTGGTGGGCGTTTCGTCCTGAGGGTTGTTGGTCGCGTTGCACTCGATGACCTCGCCCTCGGCGATGTTGGTCAGGACGATCTTGATCGGACGCAGCACACCGAGACGGCGGACGGCGAGCGTGTTGAGATCCTCGCGCACGACGTGCTCCATGACGGCGATATCGGTGAGGGCGTCGAACTTGGTGACGCCGGCACCGATCACGAATTTACGGACGGCCGTGGCGGTGATGCCGCGACGACGCAGACCGGAAAGCGTGGGCATGCGCGGGTCGTCCCAGCCGGTGACGACGT
This portion of the Rariglobus hedericola genome encodes:
- a CDS encoding glutamate--tRNA ligase, which codes for MSPVRVRFAPSPTGFFHIGSARTALFNWLYARHTGGVFVLRIEDTDQARNSEAFLNVIYDSLTWLGMTWDEGPKVGGEFGPYRQSERGPIYKEYLQKLTDAGRTYEKDGAVWFKLIGDRSEVFDEHRQKTVTKVAVAPSVIDDQIRGRVERIEDEDFVIFRSDGNPVFHFVNVVDDIAMKITHVIRGEDHLSNTSKHVELFKAFGAPMPKFAHIPLILKQNGPGKMSKRDQGALIEEYQNKGYLPEALVNFLSLLGWSPKDDREKMAIADIIALFDFPGINQSNARFDEKKLAHMNMAYLLELPVDDFVARARAYFEKHNVTSPLSADAAYLRDVLLISQPKIKSFEELPAYTAYFFTEDFTIDAKVRDKVMGKGEPQARMAELTETIATADFSSDTAIEEAIKALAVSKGLGFGDYQSVARLAVSGTNVGPSLTGMFRVLGRERVLSRFARLAAL